A region of Leisingera thetidis DNA encodes the following proteins:
- a CDS encoding quaternary amine ABC transporter ATP-binding protein, with translation MTAATPVISCKNVWKLFGANPEQYLKSLTGNPGFDEIRQAGYIAAVRDVSLDIAKGEMLVIMGLSGSGKSTFVRCLSRLIDITGGEVQVEGQNIGGMSEKELIDLRRNKMGMVFQSFGLLPHRTVLDNVAFPLEMRGQDRHERRARALEVIELVGLSGREDYFPRELSGGQQQRVGIARSLAIEPDIWFLDEPFSALDPLIRREMQDEFLRLQEMLGKTIVFITHDFDEALRLADRIAIMKDGVVEQCDTPDQIVLNPATEYVAKFTEEIEKSRVVHAGVLARAVNGHSLTGAPIGDKQTISELARLLVNDSREFLPVANNAGTLIGAMSRQEALDVLLGAGS, from the coding sequence ATGACCGCCGCCACCCCCGTCATTTCCTGCAAAAACGTCTGGAAGCTGTTTGGCGCCAATCCGGAACAGTATCTGAAGTCGCTGACCGGCAACCCGGGCTTTGATGAAATCCGCCAAGCCGGTTACATCGCCGCGGTGCGCGATGTTTCCCTGGATATTGCCAAAGGGGAAATGCTGGTGATCATGGGGCTGTCCGGCTCCGGCAAGTCGACCTTTGTGCGCTGCCTGTCGCGGCTGATCGACATCACCGGCGGCGAGGTTCAGGTCGAAGGCCAGAACATTGGCGGCATGTCCGAAAAAGAGCTGATCGATCTGCGCCGCAACAAGATGGGCATGGTGTTCCAAAGCTTCGGCCTGCTGCCGCACCGCACCGTGCTGGACAACGTCGCTTTCCCGCTGGAAATGCGCGGGCAGGACCGCCACGAACGCCGTGCCCGCGCGCTGGAGGTGATTGAACTGGTCGGCCTGTCAGGGCGCGAGGACTATTTCCCGCGGGAATTGTCCGGCGGCCAGCAGCAGCGGGTAGGAATTGCCCGCAGCCTGGCAATCGAACCCGACATCTGGTTCCTGGATGAACCTTTCTCCGCCCTCGACCCGCTGATCCGGCGCGAGATGCAGGACGAATTTCTGCGCCTGCAGGAAATGCTGGGCAAGACCATCGTCTTCATCACCCATGATTTCGACGAGGCGCTGCGCCTGGCCGACCGCATCGCCATCATGAAGGACGGCGTGGTCGAGCAATGCGATACCCCCGATCAGATCGTGCTGAACCCGGCCACCGAATATGTCGCCAAGTTCACCGAGGAAATCGAGAAATCCCGCGTGGTCCACGCCGGGGTGCTGGCGCGGGCGGTAAACGGCCACAGCCTGACGGGCGCACCGATTGGCGACAAGCAGACCATTTCCGAACTCGCCCGGCTGCTGGTCAATGACAGCCGCGAATTCCTGCCCGTGGCCAACAACGCAGGTACCCTGATCGGCGCAATGAGCCGTCAGGAAGCACTGGACGTGCTGCTGGGAGCGGGATCATGA
- a CDS encoding ABC transporter substrate-binding protein, whose amino-acid sequence MASATAMALAAPMAMAEDSSDPIIIPIHNWSSQIVMSHVVGQIFESMGNNVEFVSTDSQAVYESVRLGDVTLELEVWEGAFGKSFNEARAKGGLHDAGDHNAVTREDWWYPAWTKEACPGLPSWEALNDCAAVFATPETGDKGRFLGGPVDWLKHDAERVEALNMNFTVVNAGSASALWAEVAAAEKTKRPVVIFNWTPNFAEAVWPGEFVEFPAWVDGCDKDPSVGPNPDATYDCGNPATGYLKKAAWDGMKEKWPAAYKTLTEISFTNPQIAEMAKLVDIDEMEPEDAAAEWLEANEDLWKPWTGS is encoded by the coding sequence ATGGCGAGTGCCACGGCCATGGCGCTGGCGGCTCCGATGGCGATGGCCGAAGATTCCTCGGATCCCATCATCATTCCGATACACAACTGGTCGAGCCAGATCGTGATGAGCCACGTTGTCGGCCAAATCTTCGAATCGATGGGCAACAACGTCGAATTCGTCTCGACCGACAGCCAGGCGGTCTATGAATCCGTGCGCCTGGGCGATGTGACGCTGGAACTGGAAGTCTGGGAAGGTGCGTTCGGCAAGTCCTTCAACGAGGCACGGGCCAAGGGCGGCCTGCATGACGCAGGTGACCACAACGCCGTGACCCGCGAGGACTGGTGGTATCCGGCCTGGACCAAGGAAGCCTGCCCCGGCTTGCCTAGCTGGGAAGCGCTGAACGATTGCGCCGCCGTTTTTGCCACGCCTGAAACCGGCGACAAGGGACGCTTCCTGGGCGGTCCCGTCGACTGGCTCAAGCATGACGCCGAGCGCGTCGAGGCCCTGAACATGAACTTCACCGTGGTGAATGCAGGGTCTGCCTCGGCGCTCTGGGCAGAAGTCGCCGCCGCTGAAAAGACCAAGAGACCGGTTGTGATCTTCAACTGGACGCCGAACTTCGCCGAGGCCGTCTGGCCGGGCGAGTTCGTCGAGTTCCCGGCCTGGGTGGACGGTTGCGATAAGGACCCATCGGTCGGCCCGAATCCGGACGCCACCTATGACTGCGGCAATCCGGCAACTGGCTATCTCAAGAAAGCCGCCTGGGACGGCATGAAGGAGAAGTGGCCGGCTGCATACAAGACGCTGACCGAAATCAGCTTCACCAACCCTCAGATCGCCGAGATGGCCAAGCTGGTCGACATTGACGAGATGGAGCCTGAAGACGCCGCCGCCGAATGGCTGGAGGCCAATGAGGATCTCTGGAAGCCCTGGACCGGTTCCTGA
- a CDS encoding response regulator: protein MAHILIIEDEPVTRSTLASYLDAQGYSVSKAETAEEAERILQTSNVDLLLVDINLPGKDGLQITREQRAKSDIGIILVTGRDDEIDRIVGLELGADDYVCKPFNRRELLARLKNLLRRTQEARRLSRRVYTFGNFRFDVAARHLQTLEGDSVPLTRAEFEVLDMLISRAGEVASRDALMSRVTHRQYGANPRTVDVLIRRLRGKLEEAPANPRIITTVHGEGYVFTAPLD, encoded by the coding sequence ATGGCGCATATTCTGATCATCGAGGACGAACCGGTCACCCGGAGCACCCTCGCCAGCTATCTCGATGCGCAGGGCTATAGCGTTTCCAAAGCGGAAACCGCCGAAGAGGCCGAGCGGATATTGCAGACAAGCAACGTTGACCTGCTTCTGGTCGACATCAACCTGCCCGGCAAAGACGGGTTGCAGATTACCCGGGAGCAGCGGGCCAAATCCGACATCGGGATCATCCTGGTGACCGGCCGGGATGACGAGATCGACAGAATCGTGGGTTTGGAACTTGGCGCCGATGACTACGTCTGCAAGCCCTTCAACCGGCGTGAACTGCTGGCCCGGCTGAAGAATCTGCTGCGCCGGACCCAGGAGGCGCGGCGGTTGTCGCGCCGGGTCTACACCTTTGGCAACTTCCGGTTTGACGTCGCGGCCCGGCATCTTCAAACCCTCGAGGGGGACAGCGTTCCGCTGACCCGGGCGGAGTTCGAGGTGCTGGATATGCTGATCAGCCGTGCGGGCGAGGTTGCATCGCGCGATGCTTTGATGAGCCGGGTCACCCATCGCCAATACGGCGCCAACCCGCGGACCGTGGACGTGTTGATCCGGCGTCTGCGCGGCAAGCTGGAAGAGGCGCCCGCCAACCCGCGGATCATCACCACCGTGCACGGTGAAGGTTACGTGTTCACCGCGCCCTTGGACTGA
- the torS gene encoding TMAO reductase system sensor histidine kinase/response regulator TorS: MLEKLGLGGKLSLAFIVIAGLPTIAGILGLVELRGLARRQAEVISQTIPAIAEVRGMAEESTRIIAIAPELAAVTSQAERANRAQFLSDQVEALTRRLDALERGGITGSSRLRATVTDAARVLALLDELVETRIALRSGFKQLADRNLTAANDLLSMADTLVANAEMGTTAVISSLYSPGTSPVEEQARIDMLDKLIEVDLFQLGLMFELRSQTAEIGLLINRIEEAANDAELEAVEAALISRLEIVYRRIKAIRDPGRRQQAESYAALLRALPESNTGLFGLRSRILSTEERITALKQDLQNTALRLGDEASAVADQAQARAISSGNAAAADIQRAQLRNGFAAISGFLLSLAVLWFYVRGSITRRLNQLAGTMAALMRGQLDHPVRPRGQDEIARMEAAVEVFRQQALDKLELEKVRDRNERELREHRNNLQSLVAEQTDRLREEVEAHDEARQKAEAADQAKSEFLAMMSHEIRTPMNGVLGMLRSLSDEGLPPRQMERLRVALVSGQNLLKILNDILDYSKIESGALEREDVTFSLRGLINDIVVLLRPGADSKGIHLWLDAPEALPDLVEGDAAKLRQILFNLLSNALKFTDEGEVILRVRTNGNAEGSLWITFEVSDTGKGISEDAKARIFEAFEQEDTDTARKFGGTGLGLAISRHFAQTIGARLSLESTKNVGSVFTLSVELAPGDPADLEPEDPPIPVRPSGPALSVLVVEDNEINQMVAQGYLERMGHSCQCVASAEEALALLPDAQFNLVLMDVNLPGISGTEATRRLRAMPDPRLSKMPVIGISAHVQEEQIETHLQAGMNGFVAKPVSPERLAKALQSVTQGREGEVYLSARQASSERDGHASLLRQMQENIQDLGAGQAFEIAVIFQQELPRSIDRMNAAQAAQDLARLAREAHRAKGAASSFGQRDLAGLLASLEEAAANGRRTAAAERLGRLNTLAPQVLEALSGVLRVCGYQSKGAVNT; the protein is encoded by the coding sequence ATGTTGGAAAAACTCGGCCTTGGCGGAAAACTGAGCCTCGCATTCATCGTCATTGCGGGTCTGCCGACAATTGCCGGCATTCTCGGTCTGGTCGAATTGCGGGGGCTTGCACGCCGCCAGGCAGAGGTGATCAGCCAGACCATACCGGCCATCGCCGAGGTGCGCGGCATGGCGGAAGAAAGCACCAGGATCATTGCCATTGCTCCGGAACTGGCCGCGGTCACGAGCCAGGCGGAACGGGCGAACCGGGCTCAGTTTCTGTCCGATCAGGTCGAGGCGCTCACCCGGCGCCTGGACGCGCTGGAGCGCGGCGGGATCACCGGGTCCAGCCGTCTGCGGGCGACGGTGACAGATGCCGCGCGGGTGCTTGCGCTGCTTGATGAACTGGTGGAAACCCGCATCGCGCTGCGCAGCGGCTTCAAGCAGCTGGCCGACCGCAACCTGACAGCTGCAAACGACCTGCTGAGCATGGCCGACACGTTGGTTGCCAATGCCGAAATGGGAACAACGGCAGTTATTTCAAGTCTTTACAGTCCGGGCACCTCACCTGTTGAAGAACAGGCCCGCATCGATATGCTCGACAAGCTGATCGAAGTCGACCTTTTCCAGCTGGGCCTGATGTTCGAGCTTCGGTCGCAAACTGCGGAAATCGGGCTGCTGATAAACCGGATCGAAGAGGCCGCCAACGATGCTGAACTGGAGGCGGTTGAAGCCGCGCTGATCAGCCGCCTGGAAATCGTTTACCGCCGCATCAAGGCCATCCGTGATCCTGGCCGCCGCCAGCAAGCAGAGAGCTATGCCGCACTTCTGCGGGCATTGCCGGAAAGCAACACAGGCCTCTTTGGCCTGCGCAGCCGCATCCTGTCCACCGAAGAACGCATCACAGCCCTCAAACAGGATTTGCAGAACACTGCGCTGAGGCTGGGCGACGAGGCCTCTGCCGTCGCCGATCAGGCACAGGCGCGGGCAATCAGTTCGGGCAACGCTGCCGCCGCGGACATTCAGCGGGCACAGCTGCGCAACGGTTTTGCGGCCATCTCAGGGTTCCTTCTGTCGCTGGCCGTTTTGTGGTTCTATGTGCGCGGCAGCATCACCCGCCGGCTCAACCAGCTGGCAGGCACCATGGCAGCGCTGATGCGCGGCCAGCTGGATCATCCGGTGCGCCCGCGCGGACAGGACGAGATCGCCCGCATGGAAGCGGCAGTGGAGGTTTTCCGCCAGCAGGCCCTCGACAAACTGGAGCTGGAAAAAGTCCGCGACCGGAACGAACGGGAACTCAGGGAACACCGCAACAACCTGCAATCCCTGGTGGCCGAACAGACGGACCGCCTGCGGGAGGAAGTCGAAGCTCATGATGAGGCCCGGCAGAAAGCTGAGGCCGCGGATCAGGCAAAGTCCGAATTCCTGGCGATGATGAGCCACGAAATCCGCACTCCGATGAACGGCGTGCTGGGCATGCTGCGCAGTCTCTCGGACGAGGGCTTGCCGCCCCGGCAGATGGAGCGTCTGCGCGTGGCGCTGGTCTCGGGCCAGAACCTGCTGAAAATCCTGAACGATATACTGGACTACTCCAAGATCGAAAGCGGCGCTCTGGAACGGGAAGATGTTACGTTTTCACTGCGCGGCCTGATCAACGACATCGTCGTTCTGCTGCGCCCCGGGGCGGACAGCAAGGGGATCCATCTCTGGCTGGACGCGCCGGAGGCATTGCCCGACCTGGTTGAGGGGGACGCCGCCAAGCTGCGGCAGATCCTGTTCAACCTGCTGTCGAACGCGCTGAAGTTCACCGATGAGGGCGAGGTCATCCTGCGGGTCCGCACAAACGGCAATGCCGAAGGGAGCCTCTGGATCACCTTTGAGGTCAGCGATACCGGCAAGGGCATCTCGGAAGACGCCAAGGCGCGCATCTTCGAGGCCTTCGAGCAGGAGGACACGGACACCGCCCGCAAATTCGGCGGTACCGGGCTGGGTCTGGCGATCAGCAGGCATTTCGCCCAAACCATCGGCGCCCGCCTGTCTCTGGAAAGCACCAAGAATGTCGGCTCCGTGTTCACCCTGTCGGTGGAGCTGGCGCCCGGCGATCCAGCAGACTTGGAGCCGGAAGACCCGCCGATTCCGGTCAGGCCGTCCGGACCGGCCCTGTCGGTTCTGGTGGTGGAGGACAATGAGATCAACCAGATGGTCGCGCAAGGCTATCTGGAGCGCATGGGCCACAGCTGCCAATGCGTGGCGAGTGCGGAAGAGGCGCTGGCCCTGCTGCCGGACGCACAGTTCAATCTGGTGCTGATGGATGTCAACTTGCCGGGCATCAGCGGCACCGAGGCTACCCGCCGTTTGCGCGCGATGCCGGACCCGCGGCTGTCGAAAATGCCGGTCATCGGCATCTCTGCACATGTGCAGGAAGAGCAGATCGAAACCCACCTGCAGGCCGGGATGAATGGTTTTGTGGCCAAGCCGGTCTCCCCGGAACGTCTCGCCAAAGCGCTGCAAAGCGTCACCCAGGGGCGCGAGGGCGAGGTTTATCTGTCAGCCCGCCAAGCTTCCTCTGAACGGGACGGGCATGCCAGTCTGCTTCGGCAGATGCAAGAAAACATCCAGGATCTAGGGGCTGGTCAGGCGTTTGAAATCGCAGTGATCTTCCAGCAGGAGCTGCCCCGCAGCATAGACAGGATGAACGCGGCCCAAGCGGCGCAGGATCTCGCGCGGCTGGCAAGAGAAGCCCACCGGGCAAAAGGGGCTGCCAGCAGCTTCGGGCAACGGGACTTGGCGGGCCTCCTGGCCAGCCTGGAAGAGGCTGCCGCCAACGGCCGCCGGACAGCTGCCGCAGAGCGGCTGGGCAGACTGAACACATTGGCTCCGCAGGTGCTGGAAGCTCTGTCAGGTGTGCTGCGTGTTTGCGGCTATCAGTCCAAGGGCGCGGTGAACACGTAA
- the torT gene encoding TMAO reductase system periplasmic protein TorT — MRVLWLMLFTFFHTLAAADTWRVQVPKTAFDYGSGLEAMDYAPLEQAAQAWRLCVAYPHMKDAYWLSVNYGMVAEATRLGVSFKLVEAGGYPNLQRQIQQAEECVAAGADALILGTVSFAGLTSTVERISASVPVIAAVNDIADAGVTAKVGVSWTEMGAEAGRIIAARHPKGAPPVKVAWFPGPAEAGWVAFVDEGFRAALAESSAVIAVTKYGDTGREIQVRLVEEALDEVPDLEYIAGSAPSAEAAVSVLRARGKQQQVQVVSDYMTHAVYRGVLRDRIVAAPSDFPVLQGRLAVEMAVRAIEGSLLVKHAGPAIRIFDSGTVAADLLDQTLAPASFVPVFDFQPKR, encoded by the coding sequence ATGCGCGTTTTGTGGCTAATGCTCTTCACGTTTTTTCATACGCTGGCAGCTGCAGACACGTGGCGCGTGCAGGTGCCGAAAACCGCCTTTGACTACGGCAGCGGGCTTGAGGCGATGGACTATGCACCGCTTGAGCAGGCGGCGCAGGCCTGGCGGCTGTGTGTCGCCTATCCGCACATGAAGGATGCCTACTGGCTGAGCGTCAATTACGGGATGGTGGCGGAAGCCACCCGGCTGGGGGTGTCCTTCAAGCTTGTCGAGGCTGGCGGCTATCCCAACCTCCAGCGGCAAATTCAGCAGGCCGAGGAATGTGTTGCTGCCGGTGCTGATGCCCTGATCCTCGGCACCGTATCCTTTGCGGGCCTGACCAGCACGGTCGAACGTATTTCAGCCTCTGTCCCGGTGATTGCTGCGGTAAATGACATCGCCGATGCAGGGGTCACCGCCAAGGTGGGCGTGTCCTGGACGGAAATGGGCGCCGAAGCGGGGAGGATCATTGCCGCGCGTCACCCCAAGGGGGCGCCGCCAGTCAAGGTCGCTTGGTTTCCCGGGCCGGCAGAAGCGGGTTGGGTGGCTTTTGTGGATGAAGGATTCCGTGCCGCCCTGGCGGAGAGTTCTGCGGTGATTGCAGTGACCAAATACGGCGATACCGGGCGCGAGATCCAGGTGCGGCTGGTCGAGGAGGCGCTGGATGAGGTGCCTGACCTGGAATACATCGCCGGATCTGCTCCCTCTGCCGAGGCCGCAGTGTCGGTGCTGCGCGCCCGCGGCAAGCAGCAGCAGGTTCAGGTTGTGTCAGACTACATGACCCATGCGGTCTACCGCGGGGTCCTGCGCGATCGCATCGTTGCGGCACCCTCGGATTTTCCCGTGCTTCAGGGGCGGCTGGCGGTTGAAATGGCAGTGCGTGCGATCGAAGGCAGCCTGCTTGTCAAACATGCCGGGCCTGCCATCAGGATATTCGACAGCGGCACGGTCGCGGCGGACCTGCTGGACCAGACCCTGGCGCCGGCAAGTTTTGTCCCGGTCTTCGATTTTCAGCCGAAACGCTGA
- a CDS encoding YeiH family protein: protein MQAKSVSEFSPLQLKGFLRTHGRGFLVSAIVAAAAQFLSDHYGAPAMLMALLLGIAFHFLAEEGACKPGIDFTARTVLRFGIAMLGARISAELMIGLGPRLIAVVAAGVILTIIAGLIGARLLGRGWRFGLLTGGSVAICGASAAMAISAVLPRNEQSERNLIFTVLSVTVLSTLAMIVYPLLTALFNFDDTAAGVFLGGTIHDVAQVVGAGFSVSDQTGEVATLVKLIRVSMLAPVVLIISLAIRHYAAPQVSEEKRPPVLPMFVVSFLIFAALNSFDLIPPQVIAAMSDLSRWALLVSIAAVGMKTSLKRIFEVGGQAVVLIVAETVLIALWVLIGVTLINH from the coding sequence ATGCAGGCTAAATCTGTTTCGGAATTTTCCCCCCTCCAGCTGAAAGGCTTCCTTCGCACGCATGGCCGCGGCTTTCTGGTCTCGGCCATCGTGGCCGCTGCCGCGCAGTTCCTATCGGACCACTACGGGGCTCCGGCCATGCTGATGGCGCTGCTCTTAGGCATAGCATTCCACTTTCTGGCCGAAGAAGGTGCCTGCAAGCCGGGCATAGACTTCACGGCCCGCACCGTGCTGAGGTTCGGTATTGCCATGCTTGGCGCGCGCATCAGCGCCGAACTCATGATTGGTCTCGGGCCCAGGCTTATCGCCGTGGTCGCCGCCGGCGTTATCCTGACCATCATTGCGGGGCTGATCGGTGCCCGCCTGCTCGGGCGCGGCTGGCGCTTTGGTCTTTTGACCGGTGGATCAGTGGCGATCTGCGGAGCATCTGCTGCGATGGCGATTTCGGCGGTTCTGCCCAGAAACGAACAGTCCGAACGCAACCTGATCTTTACTGTGCTTTCAGTCACAGTGCTGTCTACCTTGGCGATGATCGTCTACCCGCTTCTCACCGCCCTGTTTAACTTCGATGACACAGCAGCAGGCGTGTTTCTGGGCGGTACCATTCATGATGTGGCCCAGGTCGTCGGTGCGGGTTTTTCCGTTTCGGATCAAACCGGCGAAGTGGCAACCCTGGTGAAACTGATCCGCGTATCCATGCTTGCGCCGGTCGTCCTGATCATTTCCCTGGCTATCAGGCACTACGCGGCCCCGCAGGTTTCCGAGGAAAAGCGCCCGCCGGTCCTGCCCATGTTTGTTGTCAGCTTTTTGATTTTCGCTGCGTTGAATTCATTTGATTTGATACCGCCGCAGGTCATTGCGGCAATGTCGGATCTTTCCCGTTGGGCGTTGCTTGTTTCCATCGCTGCAGTGGGCATGAAAACTTCGCTCAAACGCATTTTCGAAGTGGGCGGTCAAGCGGTTGTGCTGATCGTTGCAGAGACTGTTTTAATTGCGCTTTGGGTCCTGATCGGCGTCACACTGATCAACCACTGA
- a CDS encoding aldehyde dehydrogenase, translated as MTLSYADFQAIAGKLKPNGQAFIDGQFCDAADGGKFETSNPATGEVLATVAHCKSADVDRAVAAARRVFNAGTWSRAEPEHRKEVLLKIAALVRENANELAVLESLDTGKTITDCLHEIGAEVPNFFQWYAELADKTFGKIAPTGPSALALVVKEPAGIAGAVLPWNFPLVMAAWKIAPALAVGCSAVIKPAEQTPLTALRLAELIREAGVPDGVLNVVPGYGHTAGKAIGLHNDIDTVSFTGSTEVGRMFMRYSGDSNLKGVGLEMGGKSPFIVLDDAAIDDDLIEHAAMSAFWNGGQNCSANMRQLIAAPLVEEFTARVCERVRAFKLGDPLDPGTDIGSMISMDHKAMVMDYIRSGEDEGATKLMGGNSDLPGHFIEPAVFQNVTPGMKIAREEIFGPVLGIMPVQSAEEALAIACDTDYGLHATVFTRDIDRAIHMARSLPCGTVSVNGFSEGDIKTPFGGYKQSGSLARDNGTEALAQYMQTKTIWIST; from the coding sequence ATGACCCTCTCTTATGCTGACTTTCAGGCAATTGCCGGCAAGTTGAAACCGAATGGCCAGGCCTTCATCGACGGGCAGTTCTGCGATGCCGCCGACGGCGGCAAGTTTGAAACCTCCAACCCGGCAACAGGTGAGGTGCTGGCAACCGTTGCCCATTGCAAATCCGCCGATGTTGACCGGGCGGTGGCGGCAGCGCGCCGCGTATTCAATGCGGGCACCTGGTCGCGGGCCGAACCCGAGCACCGCAAAGAGGTGCTGCTGAAGATTGCGGCGCTGGTGAGGGAAAACGCCAATGAACTGGCGGTTCTGGAAAGCTTGGACACGGGCAAGACAATCACCGACTGCCTGCACGAGATAGGGGCCGAGGTTCCAAATTTCTTCCAATGGTATGCAGAGCTGGCCGACAAAACCTTTGGCAAGATCGCCCCCACCGGGCCAAGCGCGCTGGCGCTTGTGGTGAAGGAACCGGCGGGTATTGCCGGCGCGGTCCTGCCGTGGAACTTCCCCTTGGTCATGGCCGCCTGGAAAATTGCCCCTGCGCTGGCCGTCGGCTGCTCTGCGGTGATCAAACCGGCGGAGCAGACACCGCTGACGGCACTGCGCCTGGCCGAACTGATCCGGGAAGCAGGCGTGCCCGACGGCGTTCTGAACGTCGTCCCGGGATACGGCCATACAGCGGGCAAGGCGATCGGGCTCCACAATGATATCGACACGGTTTCCTTCACCGGCTCCACCGAGGTCGGCCGGATGTTCATGCGGTATTCGGGCGACAGCAACCTCAAGGGCGTCGGGCTGGAGATGGGCGGCAAGAGCCCGTTCATCGTGCTGGACGACGCGGCCATCGACGACGATCTGATTGAGCATGCAGCCATGTCGGCCTTCTGGAATGGCGGCCAGAACTGCTCGGCCAACATGCGCCAGCTGATCGCAGCGCCGCTGGTCGAGGAATTCACCGCGCGCGTCTGCGAACGGGTCAGGGCGTTCAAACTGGGCGATCCGCTGGATCCTGGCACGGACATCGGTTCGATGATCAGCATGGATCATAAGGCGATGGTTATGGATTATATCCGCAGCGGTGAGGACGAGGGCGCCACGAAACTGATGGGCGGCAACAGCGATCTGCCTGGGCACTTTATCGAACCTGCGGTTTTCCAGAACGTCACACCCGGTATGAAAATCGCGCGGGAAGAGATCTTTGGCCCGGTGCTCGGGATCATGCCGGTTCAGTCCGCCGAAGAAGCTTTGGCGATTGCCTGCGATACAGACTACGGCCTGCATGCCACCGTCTTCACCCGCGACATAGACCGGGCAATTCACATGGCCCGATCGCTGCCGTGCGGCACCGTGTCGGTCAATGGCTTCTCGGAAGGCGATATCAAGACGCCGTTCGGCGGATACAAACAGTCCGGTTCCCTGGCCCGCGACAACGGAACCGAGGCACTGGCGCAATACATGCAGACAAAAACGATCTGGATCAGCACCTGA
- a CDS encoding epoxide hydrolase family protein, translated as MLSNPQVSPFTFHVPDETLAFIRDRVANFPWHEMPDDGGWGYGTNMGYLKELCAYWVDGFDWRAQEAGINSFSHFKAPVDGIDMHFVYEQGSGPDPMPLMISHGWPGSVAEFFDLIEPLAHPERFGGTVEDAFTVVAPSLPGFGFSGRPPRPYGPRKMAGVINSLMTGTLGFDRYLAQGGDWGGAICSWLGYEHAPACSAIHINVLTMRHPDGPQTPEEKAWEAQFDHDQIMQNGYRTQQATRPQTLSYAMMDSPVGIAAWLVEKFHSWSDVKNDDIEAVHSKDELLTNIMIYITTRTFNSASWIYYGRREEGGRVLSPEGKRVEVPTGCAVFPAEMLNWPPRSYADRIYNIQHWTEMPRGGHFAAMEEPELLLQDIRKFARILRR; from the coding sequence ATGCTTTCCAACCCGCAGGTCTCCCCTTTCACTTTCCATGTTCCGGATGAAACGCTGGCGTTCATTCGCGACCGGGTTGCCAATTTCCCCTGGCACGAGATGCCGGATGACGGCGGCTGGGGCTATGGCACCAATATGGGCTACCTCAAGGAGCTTTGCGCGTATTGGGTTGATGGTTTCGACTGGCGCGCGCAAGAGGCGGGGATCAACAGCTTTTCGCATTTCAAGGCGCCGGTGGACGGCATCGATATGCACTTCGTCTATGAACAGGGCAGCGGGCCGGACCCTATGCCGTTGATGATCAGCCACGGCTGGCCGGGATCGGTGGCGGAGTTCTTCGATCTGATCGAACCTTTGGCCCATCCTGAGCGCTTTGGCGGCACTGTCGAAGACGCCTTTACCGTTGTTGCCCCCTCGCTTCCCGGCTTCGGCTTTTCCGGGCGCCCGCCCCGTCCCTATGGTCCCCGAAAGATGGCAGGTGTGATCAATTCGCTGATGACCGGCACGCTTGGTTTCGACCGTTACCTGGCCCAGGGCGGCGACTGGGGCGGCGCGATCTGTTCCTGGCTGGGCTATGAGCATGCCCCGGCGTGCTCTGCGATCCACATCAATGTGCTGACGATGCGCCATCCGGACGGGCCGCAAACCCCGGAAGAGAAGGCCTGGGAAGCGCAGTTCGATCACGATCAGATCATGCAGAACGGCTATCGTACCCAGCAGGCCACCCGGCCGCAGACCCTGAGCTACGCAATGATGGACAGCCCTGTGGGCATTGCCGCCTGGCTGGTCGAAAAGTTCCATTCCTGGTCGGACGTGAAGAACGACGACATCGAAGCGGTCCATTCGAAGGATGAACTGCTGACCAATATCATGATCTACATCACCACCCGGACCTTCAATTCCGCCTCGTGGATCTACTACGGCAGGCGTGAGGAAGGCGGACGTGTTCTTTCGCCCGAAGGAAAGCGGGTCGAAGTCCCCACCGGCTGCGCGGTGTTCCCGGCCGAAATGCTGAACTGGCCGCCCAGATCCTATGCCGACCGCATCTACAACATCCAGCATTGGACCGAGATGCCGCGCGGCGGGCATTTCGCGGCGATGGAAGAGCCGGAACTGCTGCTGCAAGACATTCGCAAATTCGCGCGCATTTTGCGCCGCTGA